In Zea mays cultivar B73 chromosome 7, Zm-B73-REFERENCE-NAM-5.0, whole genome shotgun sequence, the following proteins share a genomic window:
- the LOC100280015 gene encoding peptidyl-prolyl cis-trans isomerase CYP21-4 isoform X1 has product MARIKPKQLLIQSKTKKAPSRISYSTIITWNLIVILVVLSLYATYSHWHQRSAQDFEMELHEAELAVRPEDPKMISRPRYAVMNTAKGPITIEIYKDASADVVDRFINLCKSNHFKGMPFRHIIKNFVIQGGDFDFDGASQEWITKAKASGKNDLSPKHEAFMIGTAKNPNTKGFDLFITTAPIPDLNDKLVVFGRVIKGEDIVQEIEEVDTDEHYQPKAAIGIIDIVLKQEP; this is encoded by the exons ATGGCAAGGATAAAGCCTAAGCAATTGCTAATCCAAAGCAAAACAAAGAAGGCTCCATCTCGAATCAGCTACTCTACTATCATCACATGGAACTTGATTGTCATATTGGTTGTGCTATCTCTCTATGCTACCTACAGCCATTGGCATCAAAG GTCTGCCCAAGACTTCGAAATGGAGCTTCATGAAGCTGAG CTTGCTGTGAGACCGGAGGATCCAAAAATGATAAGTAGACCAAGATATGCG GTAATGAACACCGCAAAAGGCCCAATTACTATAGAAATATACAAAGATGCTTCTGCTGACGTTGTGGATAGATTTATCAACTTGTG CAAGAGTAATCATTTCAAAGGAATGCCATTTCGGCATATCATAAAAAATTTTGTAATTCAAGGAGGTGATTTTGATTTTGATGGAGCTTCCCAAGAATGGATAACGAAAGCTAAAGCTAGTGGAAAAAATGATCTCAG TCCAAAACATGAGGCATTTATGATTGGGACTGCAAAGAATCCTAATACCAAAGGATTTGATTTGTTTATCACGACGGCTCCAATTCCTGACTTGAATGACAAGCTTGTTGTATTTGGGCGAGTTATCAAGGGAGAGGACATCGTTCAG GAGATTGAAGAAGTCGACACTGATGAGCATTACCAGCCAAAGGCCGCCATAGGCATCATCGATATCGTGCTAAAACAGGAGCCTTGA